The DNA window CTCTGGAAGAACTCTCAAAGCTGGAAGAAAAAGTGGTAAAGAAAAACAGGTTCTTACCGAAAAGCAGAAACCTACTCATCTTCGGATATTGCCAAACTTGCCAGAGGAAAGGTCGGTAATGCACAGGAGAAGAAGAGGGGAAAAAGGAAGGAGGCTCATCCTGGTGGGAAACCCCAATGTGGGGAAGAGTGTCATCTTTTCCCATTTCACTGGAAGGTATGCCACCGTCTCCAACTACCCAGGCACTACCGTGGAGATATGCTCGGGGGAGATGAGGCTTAGGGGTGAGGATTACTCGGTTATCGATACCCCTGGGGTTAACAGCCTCATCCCCTCTTCTGAGGACGAACGGGTGACTCGAGATCTCCTATTGGCTGAAGGGAGGAAGGCAAGGATCATCCAGGTAGCTGACGCCAAAAACCTGAGGCGAGCTTTATTTCTATCGCTTCAGCTCGCCGAGATGGGGCTCTCCTTCATCCTCGACCTCAATATGGAGGATGAAGCCAATGCTCGTGGGGTAAAGATCGACCGGGATAAGCTTGCTCGGATACTGGGGGTCCCCATAATAACCACTATTGCCCCAAGAGGAAAGGGAGTGGTCAAGTTAAAGGAACAGATAGGCAAAGAAAGCAAACCCAAGATCACCTTCCGTTATAGCCCCCTGATCGAAGAGGGGATAAGGAGAATAACCGCCATTCTCCCTTCCCTCCCTATATCCCGCAGGGCACTTGCCCTGATGATCCTCGCTGGGGACAGAAGCCTCATTCCCTTTCTCAGGCGTTACCTGCCTCCGACTACTATCGCTAAACTGGAACGAATAAGATTCAACCTCCAAAACCATTTCCCTGCCCCCCTCCATGTGGTCATCAATCGGGAACGCCTTCTCTTCGTCGATAGGATAATAGACCAGGTGTTGATAAAAGAAAAAAGGAAGGAGCCATCCACCTTTCTAAAAAGGTTGGAAGACCTCTCAATGCGTCCCTTCCCCGGCATCCCCATCTTAGTGGGGGTTTTATTCCTTGTTTATGAGTTTGTAGGGGTTTTAGGAGCAGGCATTGTCGCCGATTTTATGGAGAAAACCTTATTTGGCAGTTGGATAAACCCTGCCTTAGCATCGTTCATATCGAAGCTAACCAGCAACAAATTCGTCTATGGAATGCTGGTGGGAAAATATGGGATGCTCACTATGGCACTTACCTACGCCTTTGGGGTAATTCTTCCCGTTATCACCTTCTTTTTCCTCACCTTCGCCATTCTTGAGGATTCAGGATATCTCCCTCGGATGGCGGTGATGAGCAACCGGGTATTTCGCTGGATGGGGCTGAACGGCAAGGCGGTCCTTCCTCTGATCCTGGGGCTCGGCTGTGATACGATGGCGACCATAACTGCTCGCACCCTCGATACAAAAAGAGAGAGGATAATCGTCACCTTCCTCCTTGCTCTGGGGATACCCTGTTCCGCTCAGCTTGGAGTAATAATGGCGCTCATTGCCCCGCTTCCTCCCTCTATATTCCTCATCTGGTTTTTCGTCGTCCTTTTAGTGATCTTCACCGCCGGCTTTTTAGCCAACAAGCTACTTCCAGGGGAACCATCCGATTTCATAATGGAACTTCCCCCGATGAGGGTCCCCTTTTTGAGAAATATAGGGGTAAAGACTTTCGCTCGGATCGAGTGGTACCTGAAGGAGGTGGTTCCCATCTTCATCATCGCCACCTTCTTCCTTTTCATTCTCGATCAACTAAAGATCCTTCCCGTTATCGAGCGGATCGCCACCCCGCTTACCGTGAGCTGGCTTCATCTCCCCCCAGAGACGGCAAAGGCGTTCATTATGGGCTTCTTCAGGCGCGATTACGGAGCAGCGGGACTTTTTTCTCTCGCTTCAGAGGGGCTCTTATCAAACCGCCAGATCCTGGTAAGCATCATCACCATAACCCTATTTGTCCCTTGTATTGCCAACTTCCTCATCATCATCAAAGAACGGGGGATAAAGACCGCTCTCGCTGTGCTTGGATTGGTGATCCCCATCGCCTTCCTCGTTGGAGGAGTGGTGGAAAGGATACTCTCCATCTTAGGGTAATGTTATGAGCGATAAAGACAAGAAGTTGATTAGATGCCCCCTTTGTGGATATCGGTTCAAACCGGAAGAGACGGGCTGTTCCTCCTGTCCCTTTGCTGGGAAATGCAAGCTTATCCTCTGTCCTAACTGCGGATATCACTTCCCTTTGGGCTCAAAACTTGCTAAGCTTTTCAGAATTAAGGAGAAGAATGAAAATGACTGATCAGGAATTGGATGAGCTCCTCGAAGCTATCTGGACCATCGAGGAGGAGGAAAAGGAAGTATCTCCGACCAATCTTAAGAAAACGGTTCATCATCTGAAGGACCTGAATGCTCTTATCCTCAACGCGGAAAGGGAAGGATTGATAGAGAAGGAGGGGTCGGTGATAGCGCTCACTAAAAAGGGAAGAAAAAGAGCGGAAAACATCATAAGAAGACATAGACTGGCGGAAAGGCTCCTCGCTGACGCCTTCGCCTTACCCAACAAAACGGTGGAAAGCACCGCCTGTGAATTCGAGCACATCCTCACTCCTGAGGTAACCGATAGCATCTGCACCTTCTTAGGTCATCCAAGAACCTGTCCCCATGGAAAACCGATACCCCCTGGAAGATGTTGCAAGCGGTTCGAGTTGACGGTGAAATCAATAGTACTACCCCTATCCGAACTCGATCCTGGGGGAGAAGGGAAGGTTCTCTTTATCGGCACCAAGGTACCCGCGAGGCTGGAAAGATTATCGGTATTGGGGCTCGTCCCTGGCTCCCTCATCCGCCTCCGTCAGAAGAAGCCCTCGGTGGTGGTGGAAATAGGAGAAACAACCATCGCTCTCGATGAAGGGATAGCCAGGGAGATCTATGTGAAAAGGGTTAAGGAGGAAGAAAGTGAGGAGAAACAAACTTGAGAAACCCCTATCCTTCGCCATCATAACTCTCCTTATCGCACTTACCTTCCCTTCCTGCAAAAACAAGCCGATTGAGCTCTCGAAGACGGAGA is part of the Acidobacteriota bacterium genome and encodes:
- the feoB gene encoding ferrous iron transport protein B, with the translated sequence MHRRRRGEKGRRLILVGNPNVGKSVIFSHFTGRYATVSNYPGTTVEICSGEMRLRGEDYSVIDTPGVNSLIPSSEDERVTRDLLLAEGRKARIIQVADAKNLRRALFLSLQLAEMGLSFILDLNMEDEANARGVKIDRDKLARILGVPIITTIAPRGKGVVKLKEQIGKESKPKITFRYSPLIEEGIRRITAILPSLPISRRALALMILAGDRSLIPFLRRYLPPTTIAKLERIRFNLQNHFPAPLHVVINRERLLFVDRIIDQVLIKEKRKEPSTFLKRLEDLSMRPFPGIPILVGVLFLVYEFVGVLGAGIVADFMEKTLFGSWINPALASFISKLTSNKFVYGMLVGKYGMLTMALTYAFGVILPVITFFFLTFAILEDSGYLPRMAVMSNRVFRWMGLNGKAVLPLILGLGCDTMATITARTLDTKRERIIVTFLLALGIPCSAQLGVIMALIAPLPPSIFLIWFFVVLLVIFTAGFLANKLLPGEPSDFIMELPPMRVPFLRNIGVKTFARIEWYLKEVVPIFIIATFFLFILDQLKILPVIERIATPLTVSWLHLPPETAKAFIMGFFRRDYGAAGLFSLASEGLLSNRQILVSIITITLFVPCIANFLIIIKERGIKTALAVLGLVIPIAFLVGGVVERILSILG
- a CDS encoding metal-dependent transcriptional regulator, translating into MTDQELDELLEAIWTIEEEEKEVSPTNLKKTVHHLKDLNALILNAEREGLIEKEGSVIALTKKGRKRAENIIRRHRLAERLLADAFALPNKTVESTACEFEHILTPEVTDSICTFLGHPRTCPHGKPIPPGRCCKRFELTVKSIVLPLSELDPGGEGKVLFIGTKVPARLERLSVLGLVPGSLIRLRQKKPSVVVEIGETTIALDEGIAREIYVKRVKEEESEEKQT